One region of Armigeres subalbatus isolate Guangzhou_Male chromosome 3, GZ_Asu_2, whole genome shotgun sequence genomic DNA includes:
- the LOC134227846 gene encoding WD repeat-containing protein on Y chromosome gives MESDEKSDASHPQLLHRYLSQKQIDHLHEIFSKRKQLLPDELQTELFDLTGVKFSDEEFQTLFMKINANKDEYCQWDELVSYLILGFQNDDPLAVQESLDLPISQDMSMKLGRQTYPVTKIQYAPLVLYDGTVNWSQGFWITSTREAVINFWKRDFKHLKTGKAFSVDLKRIKTMVLDTAVLPDQNFFCVACLECELRFYDIIASGFTLKTIINRIPNAINALHYHFAPNARSKMIIGDYVGYVRIIEFFPENKEPFKFDAATAVTRMAFCDLIGGLCPQMTCVDYGRLLPDIVRQIEFIESRNSFLACSENDPLVPNQLRNMLQTSLVIQHIYKLDRKTKFEVPKGVACFAFDPVKDFLVTGGPDGQLRLWDSRRPDKPSHILAGHNSAVVFMFLQDESSKLYSMDQKKIVKIWDVPNRALIQTYSQFSSSLYKTVPACAYYSELSRELIMGANKVLSVSCCPKIALEVTDGESHTQPISVILYNPLFKVIVSCGLDSFIIVWDYTGNRKLTIIPDAHTEVIHGILEKIHITAACFDPKLQLLLTGARNGDLKIWNFNSGSLMSSMTIGAECEVTAVFWERTGILAMGWNHVIVEFPVGSTGMDFPTGVEWQRLHSDDILCATMNHTVPKALATCSYSGEIILWMLETGQAYLRFDASKPRKKIQINFKKKHTTLPKRRQTRLSIFQPQEHWRQRRLTKIVMPATAELLRQLTIHNLLFLEARPQHPEYGTLLASVDTGMIQIYSHHPNGGYLGSFNAVHMAGDRVIAMTSDPDNTFLFTGSYLGYVKIWLLDNYLIPKEKETKVNHAALRMQFPFLLDDVVPGRAKRSVANQPKPMLLSSYQGHRTCVTCLAYLNASKLLISASSDHTIRIWTIGGRYIGLLGSPMKWLTLETDAPIPRNYQFRVPPDLHREVSFTTAQVLRGGERYIKFKSKILQEASERRRTEAIETYGKPLEPPYLRSETFPYGQRAYCHTDPKIDFSFRQTPIFEHLSIPNLIKFKPIDSAKTLNDAKQMDFSGDGDRIDSYQEKTDSIFE, from the exons ATGGAATCAGATGAGAAAAGTGATGCATCACACCCACAACTCTTGCATCGCTACCTATCGCAGAAACAAATTGATCATTTACATGAGATTTTTAGCAAACGTAAACAGTTGCTTCCCGATGAATTGCAAACCGAATTGTTTGACCTAACTGGGGTAAAATTCAGCGATGAAGAGTTTCAAAccctatttatgaaaataaatgcCAATAAGGATGAATATTGCCAATGGGATGAACTGGTGAGCTACCTGATTCTGGGATTCCAGAACGATGATCCTCTGGCAGTGCAGGAGTCTTTGGATCTACCCATTTCGCAGGACATGAGCATGAAGTTGGGAAGACAAACATATCCGGTGACGAAAATTCAGTATGCTCCCTTGGTTTTATAT GATGGAACCGTTAACTGGTCCCAAGGTTTTTGGATTACTTCTACTCGGGAGGCTGTCATAAACTTTTGGAAACGAGATTTTAAACACCTCAAAACTGGAAAGGCATTCAGCG TGGATCTAAAACGCATCAAAACGATGGTTCTGGACACGGCAGTTCTTCCCGATCAGAACTTTTTCTGCGTCGCATGTTTAGAATGTGAACTTCGTTTCTATGACATTATTGCTTCCGGATTCACACTTAAGACGATCATCAATCGAATTCCCAATGCAATTAATGCGCTTCATTATCATTTCGCGCCTAATGCCCGCAGCAAAATGATAATCGGTGACTATGTGGGATACGTGAGAATCATAGAATTCTTCCCGGAAAATAAGGAACCGTTCAAGTTCGACGCAGCCACCGCTGTGACCAGAATGGCTTTCTGCGACTTAATCGGTGGCCTTTGCCCGCAGATGACCTGCGTAGATTACGGTCGATTATTGCCGGATATTGTACGCCAAATCGAATTCATTGAATCAAGAAACAGCTTTCTGGCTTGTTCTGAAAATGATCCTCTTGTTCCGAATCAGCTTCGGAATATGCTGCAAACATCGTTAGTGATCCAACATATCTATAAACTTGATCGAAAAACAAAATTCGAGGTTCCAAAGGGTGTCGCATGCTTCGCATTTGATCCTGTAAAAGACTTTTTGGTGACCGGAGGTCCTGATGGACAATTGAGGTTGTGGGACAGCCGACGGCCCGACAAACCTAGTCACATTTTGGCTGGACATAATTCTGCTGTTGTTTTCATGTTTCTGCAAGACGAGTCTTCCAAACTATATAGTATGGATCAgaagaaaattgtcaaaatatggGATGTACCGAACCGAGCCCTGATTCAAACCTACAGTCAATTTTCCTCAAGTTTGTACAAAACTGTCCCAGCATGCGCGTATTACAGTGAACTGAGCCGTGAATTAATAATGGGTGCCAACAAAGTGCTATCCGTCAGTTGTTGCCCCAAAATTGCGTTAGAAGTCACCGATGGTGAGAGTCACACTCAGCCCATCTCCGTAATTTTGTATAATCCACTGTTCAAAGTCATTGTGAGTTGTGGTTTGGACAGCTTCATTATAGTATGGGACTATACTGGCAACCGCAAATTGACAATCATTCCTGATGCCCACACTGAAGTGATTCACGGGATACTGGAGAAGATCCATATCACAGCTGCTTGTTTTGACCCCAAACTTCAATTGTTATTGACTGGTGCTCGTAATGGCGATTTGAAAATATGGAACTTCAACAGTGGATCATTGATGAGCTCTATGACAATTGGAGCAGAGTGCGAAGTAACTGCAGTGTTTTGGGAACGAACGGGTATTCTAGCTATGGGATGGAACCATGTGATTGTGGAATTTCCGGTAGGGTCAACAGGCATGGATTTCCCAACCGGAGTTGAATGGCAAAGGCTTCACTCAGATGATATCCTCTGCGCCACAATGAACCATACAGTTCCAAAGGCTTTAGCCACATGCAGCTATTCGGGAGAAATCATTCTCTGGATGCTTGAAACCGGACAAGCATATCTGAGATTTGATGCTTCAAAACcacggaagaaaattcaaataaacttcAAAAAGAAACACACGACTCTACCTAAACGTAGACAAACGCGTTTGTCGATATTTCAACCACAAGAGCATTGGCGACAACGACGGTTAACCAAAATAGTAATGCCAGCTACAGCAGAGCTGCTGCGACAGTTAACCATTCATAATCTTCTGTTCCTGGAAGCACGTCCACAGCATCCAGAGTATGGAACGCTATTAGCATCGGTAGACACTGGAATGATTCAAATTTATTCGCATCACCCCAATGGAGGCTATTTGGGTTCGTTTAATGCAGTTCACATGGCAGGTGATCGCGTAATTGCTATGACGAGCGATCCTGACAATACATTTTTATTCACTGGATCCTATCTAGGATACGTGAAAATCTGGTTACTTGACAATTATCT CATTccaaaagaaaaagaaactaAAGTAAACCATGCAGCTTTGAGAATGCAATTCCCATTCCTGTTGGATGACGTTGTGCCAGGTCGGGCTAAACGTTCGGTAGCGAATCAACCCAAACCAATGCTCCTGAGCTCTTACCAAGGTCACCGGACTTGCGTTACCTGTTTGGCCTATTTGAATGCTTCAAAATTGTTGATATC AGCCAGTAGTGATCACACAATTCGCATTTGGACCATCGGAGGACGCTACATTGGATTACTTGGCAGCCCGATGAAATGGCTAACCCTTGAAACGGATGCTCCTATACCGCGCAACTACCAATTTCGAGTACCACCGGATCTACATAGGGAAGTCAGTTTCACTACAGCTCAAGTGCTTCGAGGAGGCGAGCGTTATATCAAATTCAAAAGTAAAATTCTGCAAGAAGCGAGCGAACGCAGGCGAACTGAGGCAATTGAAACATACGGGAAACCTTTGGAGCCACCCTACCTAAGATCGGAAACATTCCCATATGGTCAGCGCGCCTACTGCCATACGGATCCGAAGATAGATTTTTCCTTTCGGCAAACGCCAATTTTCGAGCATCTTAGTATTCCAAATTTAATCAAGTTCAAACCGATTGACAGTGCAAAAACATTGAACGATGCTAAACAGATGGATTTTTCCGGTGATGGTGATCGAATTGATTCGTATCAAGAGAAGACAGACAGCATATTTGAATAG